The DNA window CTAAATATTGTATATAATTCATGCATTTCTTATTAAATGCAGGACAAACTTAATGTACATGGTGGAGCTGTATCATTAGGCCACCCACTGGGTTGCAGCGGGGCTCGAATCCTAGTTACATTAATAGGGGTAAATTGCAATCTTGGTTACTCTAAGCATCTTATTCCTTCACCCTTGCATACTTTTGCATGTATATGAACCAACTTGGGTTCGGCTGTTTAGGTATTGAGACAAAAGAATGGGAGGTATGGCGTTGCTGGCATCTGCAATGGCGGAGGCGGGGCATCTGCACTTGTCCTTGAGCTCATGTAAGcactttttttctttggttAAGCTTTAGCCAAGCTTAACATACTTTACAGTGTAGTTGGTCCttgtttttaattaatgtaGCTTATAAAGTTATAACTGTAATTGCTGGTGAATTATTCAGGGGCCTTAAAGCCTTATGCTCAAATATGATGCTTAAATATGGTTTAAGATGATAAATGTGGCTTAAATAAAGGGCAGAAGATAATCCTTGTGGAACAATGAGGTTTATACATAAAAGAATGGAAATATTGTCAATGAAATTGAACAATCTTAATTCCTGTAAGTTGTAACAATCTGTCTCAACTATCTTGGTATGTATTCTGATGAATAATTAAACATAtgtttgcttattattaatcaagAAATCCCCAATAATTGAGGATTTTTGCAATTTGCAGGCCATCAGCCAGGTTGGGGCATTCTAAATTATGATCTTGGTCTCCTCACATACTGCTTCACAACACTTCTGtagcaattttttttctttgatcgAGGAATAATGTAATAAGTTCAATTAGAGAAATAAATGGAAGTATTAGCTAAGCAtcacatttttctttcttggatTCATCTCCTTCTATTCATATATCTTCTAACACTATTATTGGTTCAGCTTTCAATGGCATTCAGTTTCTTCCATAATAATTTGGTTTGGGGATTCTTTGAGCATGACTTGCATGCCTTCCCCTTCTTGTTTATAGTGTTTATTCTatggaaaaagattttttgttaaaaaaaattcactattGTGCTATTCATTATAAACTTACGTTATGACTTTTGAGAGATTTTGGTAATTTTATGGCAGCAGATCAGATTCAAAGGggacaaataattaaaaaaaaggaaatgcaaaaagaaaggaaaagaagaaaataaggaagGCATAAGGAGTTATTAAGATGTGGAGTTATTCATTGTGAAACAtgaattgatttaattttttatgaaaattagcaaatttaataCGAGGAGTATCAGAATGAGTTGAATAAGAAAGATGGTACCAATAGGGAAGCTAACGTAAGTACAAATAACTATTTGACATAATCTTTTTCCTAAGAAGTGAGATGCCTTAAAATATTAtaggtattattttttatatatattttgttttaatattaaaagtGATTGATAAGAAGAGaaattttttcatacaaaaaaaaatgtacCCTTAAAAAAATAGTACAAATATTATTCTCAACTTTAaaagcattttatttttagagaaatattaaaaagttagaatttattgttttttgtctttttggtcATTAATGTTTAACAGTATAGGTTAGAAGtagggtttttattttttgtattgtaGGACAAATAGTGTTTTTCAATAATGGAAAAActtagtgtatttttatttgaaaaagtttAAGGGACCAgcaaattttgtgttttttggtcagcatttaatcatcaaaagaaaagtgagtgaTTTCTCACCATTGGATGTAATCTCATATCATTAAAAACATTATTGATGGCCAATTGATGGTTACAAAATATCAAAGTTGCTGGCCTCCTAGCattcatctttttattttatatgaatactACAAATCTGAGAGTCAGTTTTGTATTCCAAcactgaaaaaatttttgaacaagcaaATCGATCTTCTGAATTGagttttctgaaatttttttttgtttttttatccaAAACTGACCTTCATTTTTCTACCTCCACTCAGAACCGATtctcgttttttttttactttcatcCAAGATCAGACTCTTAGTTTTCTATCCCTActcaaatctaaaaaaaaattatctccaTATCCATAAGAAACACACTTTTTATAATTATGTATAACATACTCTTCCAATTcattatcaaaaaaattaatcttaaaagtacGTTATTGAATtactaaactaaataaattgaattgatagataaaagtgattgataaaaaataatataaattttgcctatccttaaatatttttatttttttttatttcatcattttttacaaattacaaataaCGAACTACAACTAATATATCATATCATTTAGGCATTTAAAATGACCACTATCACAGTTAGGAATATTATCGTTACGCAATTACGTGAAAGAGATTGTTGTTGATTTCTACTTGTTGGTTATGCTATGTATGGTATGGAGTCAAATCTTATCAAAGGATTGGCTGTAACAATTCAATTCATGGacaagagaagaaaagagaaagacaaTCCCCATCccgataataacaataacagaTCATATACATAATGTTATGGATAAGATTAAGGTTAAAGTTAAAGTTAAAGTTAAAGTTAATCCTGTGGTGTTTCACTATGTCCAGCGTGGCATACTTACTAATGATATTCCGAAAATACCCCGGGAGAGAAATTTCAAAATAGTATTTTGACACCACCCTGTAATGACCACAAACCTGTCTGTGAGATGAGCCAAAATAGGCAAAGCGAAATGTACGTCGCTGCAGATTTATTCAAACACATTGTCAAAGGGGAAGGGTCCCTGAAGCCTTCGCATACGTGTATAGGAGGGAAAAGCTTGGGCTCAAAGgaacctcttcctcttcttctggGGAGTTCTTTTGAGTTCCTACCTTCCCCGGgccccccctctctctctctctcttctgccttcttcatcatctttgTGTCTTTCACGTAAGATATCATATTATTTGTACATAGTAACAAGAAAATGCCGTTTGAAAAGCTTGCATATTTTGTTGTGCATTTTTTATATCATGCATGTCAAGATCTGTGTGCATAGAAACggttatcaataaaatattatatgaattGTGGTGTGGTGCAGGTAATTAGAAGGATCAAAGAAAATGCACGCCGGGTACACAAGGAAGGCAGCTTCTCCAAGAGGAGAGGTGGGAGAGATTGACACAACGGCTCCGTTCCAATCCGTCAAAGCTGCTGTTAGTTTGTTTGGAGAAGTAGCCTTCCATAAGGACAGATTTTCTATCAAGAGAAGATCTTCAGAGGTATTCATCAATTAAGATACCAAAATTCAATCATTACATAGATAAATGATATGCAATGTTCTTGGATCTGTAGGCAACTTTACAAACTCACAATCTAGATGATGGATGTTGAATAAggaatatatatttatagatatattGTTTGGCTCTTGTTTTATGGTTGCAGAATGTGTTTGAGAAGGAGACACAGCTTGTCTTGGCACAAAAAGAGTTGAGCAAGATAAAAAAGCAGCTGGACAATGCCGAGACGGCGAAAGCGAAAGCGCTGTCCGACCTTGAGAAGGCAAGGATGACACTCAAGAATTTGACAAGAAAGCTGTCCAACATGAGAGAATCCAAGCAATCGGTGATCAACGCTGCTCAGGCTGTGCAGAATCAGGGAAAACAACTCGAGAAGTCGCTAAAGTCGCTGTCCGTAAAAGCCATAGGATTTGAGGCATGGAAACGTGAAGTGGAAAATGCAAGGAAGAAGTACACGGTAACCATAAATGAACTAGATGCTTCTAAGCAAGACCTCACCAAGATCAGGCAAGATTTTGATGCAGCTTTGGAGGCAAAGCTGGCAGCACTGCAGGCAGCAGTAGACGCTCAGCGTTCGGCAAAACTCAACTCCGAAAGGATCAGCGAACTCTCGAGTGAAATCGCAAACATGAAGGTGAGAGCATCAATTGAGCAAATGAAGCTTTCATCTGAAGCAGCAGAACAAGAAGAACAGCAATCAAATGTCACAGGACAAAGAGAAGCCCAACTAGGCTTCTACAGAAGTGCTAAGGAAGGAGCATTGGAAAAATTGCAGGCCTTAAAAAGCCAGTATGATCCAGAGCTAGTGAAGAGTCTAGATGCCAAACTTGCTGAAGCAAGTGCAGAGATTGAGGCTCTTCACGAGCAGATGAGAAAGATCCATGCTTCTGAGATGGAAACTGTGAGAATTGTAACTGCAGAGCTCAAAGAAGCAACAAAGACACTGCAGGACATTGTTGCAGAAGAAAACTCCCTCAAGAACCTTGTGTATACTCTGAGGCAAGAACTAAAACATGTGAAGAAGGAGCAGGATGAAGTGAGGGAGAAGGAACAGGCAGCAGCAGATCTTGCTTCTTCCCTTGCTGAAGAACTGCAAGGGAGCATGGCAATGGCAAAGCCTAAGCCTGGTTCTGAGGAGGAGAAGGAAGCTGAAACCTATTACGAGCAGAGTCTGCAAATCCGGAAACTAAAAAAGGAGGCAGACGAAGCGAAGAGAGAAGCTGAAGAGATGAGCAGAAAGGCTCAAGAGCTGAAGCAGGAGGCTAAAAATTCCCGGGCAGTGTCTGAAGAGCAAGGGATTAAGCTCCAAATTGCTATGAAGGAGGCTAAGGAAGCAAAAGCATCAGAACAAAGAGCCCTTGTGGAGATGGAGCATCTGGCTGAAGTGCAAGCCAGAGTCACAAACTCGAAAACCGGTGCTAGGATCAAATTGTCAAAGAATGAGtatgaaacaatgaatgaaaaAATCAAGAAGTGTGAAGATTTGGTTCATGAGAAAGAGGCAGCTGCCAAGGCTGAGTTACAAGCAATTTGCATGAGGAAGAATGAAGTGGAGATGAAGGTGCAAGCTAATCTGAAAGCAATTCAGGAGATAAAGGCTGCAACAGAAATGGCTTTGTGGCATGCAGAGATGGCGGATTCTGCAAAGGAGGCATTTGAGAATGAACTAATGAGGTGGCGCCAACAAAAGCAAAAATCAGATGTTTCCTCCAAGATGATGGATTTCTCAGAGAGCTCTTCAAGATCAGTGTCACTTAGCATCTAGAAAGTGAAATCCACCAACAGATGCTTGTGAGGTTGATTGACTCattctttcattcattcattataACAAAGGAACACTCCTTGCAGTGAAACACCACTCACTTTATGTATCAGCATCTCTCATAGTACGCTTGGAAACATTTAAGGCTTCCATTTTTTCATTGAAAGAACATTGTGCAAAAAATGCCAATTATCATTGTATACATACTCTTGCTCCTAGGTGATAACTTTAAAGTAAAGTTTCTGCCTCTTCAGTCAGGTAAACTTAAAATGTAGACATAGTTGTCTATCGTTCCTTACTGCACATTATGTAGACTTTTGCAAAGTCAACGATGGTTAAAAGTACCATGTGTTATTTCAGGAAGTAACAAAACATCATCAACATCACAAATTCACAATCTAGTCGTACCAAATAATCAGGATTCTTAGAATGCTTCTAAAACCAAATCAACTCGCCTAATATATATTGAGACATTAGGAGGCTTGAGCATCAAACATTCTCATTGGAGAAATTCTTGTATGAAATATAAATCTAGCACTTCATATTTTAACACAATAACAATCAAACTCACTCCACTAGCTTTGTTTAAACTACACTTCACTGCTGTGCTTAAATTAGGAATGTCATGTCTATCAATTCAAGAGCCTTTTTAATTAACGAGGACAAAGGacatgattattttatattgtaatAACGAATGGGAAACAAAACACTGGCGCATAAATGAATTGGATGTGATGAATTGATTATATTCTGAGACTAACATTAATAGTAAAGTATTATGTAAACAACAATACTTTAGCCACAAATAAGAATGTATTTTTATTCCTACTTATTTCTCTATACAATACTttcaatttaatatattatatctgCAAAGAAATGGACAAATGATATATCTAATCTGGCTACTACCTCTGAATttctaaaacaaacaaaaaatatggATGATTAGTAGTACTGTCAAAGATCAGATGATCaagagattcaacaaagccttAGATGTTAACTCATCAATGCAAATCCTGAACGCAAGTATTAGTCATCATTGATTTTGAGGTCTGAAACTCCATTGCCATTATGAAACTTCTGTAACTCTGACTCTAAAGTCTTGGCAATTGATGCTTCTTCACCTTCGGCCGGCGGCTCCGGAAAATCTACATGAAAGGATCCCTGCTTGATGGGTTCAACAGATTCACGGAGTCTGGCTTGCTGATTGATGTAACTGTAGAGCTGTTGGTGAAAGGGGTGATCCAAGGAATAGCAATTTTCACTTCCTCTCCCTGAATGCTTGGATGATCCAGAGCCTTCTTTTTTGCAgaagtgtggcagagatgagtAATCCATGATCTACATACCAAGTTTTCTTTATTAGATTCAATTAGGCAACGTAGAAAAAAGAATGCGGAAACCACATAACCAAGACTGTCTCTACCTTCAACAACTCCTCTCGCCCACAGCCTGGTAACACCtgcacttttctttttgtcctcTCTTGTAAAAGTGGCTTCACAACCTGCTAATGCTAAGTGTTTAACATCATGCTGGTGTCTCAATAGGTGCTCAGCAGAAAGCAACTGCCATTTAAAGTAGCAATTTCGCACAGGAAACAAAGTTGTAGAGAATAATGTCTTCTTACCTTCCAACAAGCTGAAAATATGTATGGGGTATTTACAACGTAATAAGTTTCTGTCTTCTCGGGGTAGTTCAGATCATCAATGGATGATATAATAGTTAACAACTGCAACAGCATAAACAAGTCAGCAAGATATATAGCCATTAAACTCAGGGAAGGGAGGAGGGAAGAAACTTCATTATGTCATTTTTCATAAAGCAATGAGCAAAGACTCCAATCTGGAACAAAATTTTGTGCATGTTAAGCACTTTCAGATATACTACAAGTTACTAATCCTGATCTGATAACAACCATTTTTATATGAGCACAAACTTCTCCAGCATACCAATTCTTCACAAGCCATTCTATTCACAATCCATATATAACTTCAAGAAGGAACATAAATAAATTCAGTGCATAATTAATCATGGGCATGCTAGTCTTGCTGGATCAAGTGGCCATATGAACTAAATAAGTACCTTAATCTGGTTCAGGGCTGACAGCTTCAATCCTGTCATATCTAAAACCTTTATACATTTGGTAATAGGCCGCCCATGCTTCTTCGACGCAGAAGGCTGCAGCCATATGTGTCAAAACAAAAAGGAAGAAAGTCTCCTATAACTAATAACTGGTTAACAGAAGAGTATTCCAAAGACTACTGCTCACCAAGATTACTCGATCACGATATTCATTAATTTGAATGTGAGACTGCACATAATAATGAACCtgcactcaaacaaacatacaAAATAATGCCAGAAGAGATTGGAATCAAAAGCCTGAAGATTAATGTATACTGTACCCCAAAAAATAAAGCAgtgtcctttttcttttcttctaataATTAAACTTACAGATGCTTTATCTAATGTGCTAAGCCCAGCACCAATTGCGAAGACAGGAAGACCCTAGAGGAAAATAAACAGGGAAATAAGTCAACTAAACAATATTATTTAATCAACATAAATGTAAGTATGTGGTCATAAAACCAATGTTTCACTAACAATTGCAATAATGTCAGGTTGCTTTCTGTTTTGAAGCACAACTATGATGAAATGGAATGAGAAAAAGAATATGTTTGAGAATGAGTACCTCTCTTGAGTACCCTGACAAACCTATGAGTTGTGAATCACGCACTGCTCTGTATAAATCAGGAGGAATAATTGATTGAacttggaaaaaaaaagaatatatatatatatatataaactattGTGTTAGAGATACAACATAATATGAACTTACAGATAAGATGTTGTCAATATCATTTTGAACTCTCCAGTTTAAACAATCAACCAACTGAAACACAGTACAACATCATGTTACTTAGTTTTAACTTACAGTGAAGAAGATATTAGCAAGCAAAAGATTAAACAAAAAGGACACTTGCACTATCTTACCATTTTATGGGCCTTGGAAGGATTCCACTCTCTTGCTTTTAAAAATCGCACTAGAGTTTGAGTGACATATCCTTGATGAACATTCTATCCATGAAAGCAAGTAAAAtcaatgagagagagaaaaggagaaGGAACAAATGTATTATATCGAATTTAGAAGGAAGAGTTATTAGCTTTTTCAGCCAACTTTTAGTCAATACTAATATAGACAGAAATTATTACTCTTGTGTTCATCAGTATATAACTAAGAAACTGAGTGAAAGTGtgaaacacaagaaagactatagatacttaaaaattgaaacatTTTACATAGTGTGCCAAATATTCAAATCACCAGCAAAGACAAAGATTTCACTTTCAGGGACTCAAGCTATGTAAAGAGAACCCATTATCTCACAAAACCTACAAAGCAGCGAGCTTTCTAACAGGCgatacaagaacacaaaaattaatgcagattaaaaaaaaacaatatataaaCTGTCAAAATCAGCATAGTTTCCTAGTAGCAAAACCCAGGAAGTGATTTTAATTCAAAGTCAATAACTGTGGTCGGGAGAAAAGTTGAAAGGTCAAAAAGTCAAGGAATGAATTTGACTTGAAGAATTTGGAACCGATCGGTTAGAGcagaaagaaaggaaggaagaaagaaaggatgaagaacgaaagcaGAAGGAAAATAGGAGAAATGCTAACCTGGAATGTTTTCTTCAATGGCTCCTCAACTGCCATTGTTGGGAATGAAGTTCagcaaaagagaaaacaagTGAGGAGCCCATaatgagaagaaaaggaagaaagagaggTAAAGGAGAAACCTTGATCCATTGATGCTTGCAACTCTTTGACGGCTTCCTCAGGAACAAGCCCCATTTTCTTGTGCTGAGAATGAATGAAGAGCCAACAAGCCCAGAAACTGGTGTCGTGAATGTGAACACAACACAAACCCAATTCAATTGGGGATAAGCCTTTGTTGCAGCTTGCTTAGGTTCAGTTTTTTTTCGCACTTTAATTTGCTAATTTCCTTCAATGTTACTGATACCGCTAACGAGAAATTTGAAGAACGGAGAGACACACACACGGAGAGAAAGGTCTAATGAAGAAAAGGAGGGtgcattatatatataattaaagagaGGAGAGTCAAAACTCAAGATTCAAGAATGGCGGGCCTAACCTAACCCCGCTCTCACCTGGAAACAAATTCTCTGTGAATTAAATTTACATTTGATAAATTGAATCTTCTTGAGAGAATAGTTAATTCAAaacacacacactctctctctctggaTTGAATGTTCTCGTGATTAGTGGCATGGTTGATGTTTATTTTTCCCTTACTACTATTATATGTTAGAAATAAAGATGCAGAAAAAAGGGAAGCTTCCGAATCTAAAGTATCAGAAGACTTTTCAGCATAATGCAGGAACCCAAAGTATCTTTAATTCTTGAATAAAGTCCCAGCCACGTCGCGGAAGATTTTGATTTCGGATAATTAGTGTccgaagaaaaaaaatttttaatttggccATTTACAATAATAAATGCCTAAAtggtgataattttttattaatttatcacataaaatttaataatgatATATATCTTTATTCGTATCTGAATCAAAGTTATGAATTTATGAGTTTTGGAAATTTTAATTGGcacaatattatttttaggtCTGTAAAAACACTTTAATACTTAAGTTAATAGTGTTCTTAAGTGGTAAAATAGATAGATATCTACTTGTtaagttttctcttttttttatatcgTTTTTTCGGTTCGAcgttattagatatttattgtCTTCGATATCTATTTGTTATTATCATAATATGGTGACTTAAAGAGGTTTTGACGTTTTCTTTTCCTTGTGATATATTCTTTAGCTCGTAACGTAGTATTCTCGTTAAATGTTAATAATATCCTTTAACTTGTTGTTtcggtaaaaaaaaatctatcatTGTTTGATCTTTGATAGCAGAACgtgatttatattatatatcaaattaggaTAACTCTATGGACTAACTCAACATTCGACCTGTCAAATCTGGCTTTTGCAAAACCTTTCAAATCGGCTTATCGATTCGTACTATAATTAAATAACTTTGAAAATATTGACATAAGTGACGCACCGACGTAATCAAACCAAAAGccaatttttctaattttgaataTCTTAATTCATGGAATTGAAGAACCTTACTTATAAAATAGACAGGCCATTGGTGTTTACTGTTTACCCTCGTTTTCCAATACTAAAGTGGAAGCTATAGTTTCCTCAATCACagacaaatacaaataaaatggGTTTTCAGGTTCTAGTTCCTCTAAGATAGGAGGAGACGataataattgtttaaaatatTGGAAGGCAGTCTCACACTCCTCTGTCCAAGTAAAATCTATGCCtttttcattaaattaaaaaacggCTTCGTTTTTACAGTAGAAGTACCCAAAAATCTTGATAAAGCGACTAACCAACCTGTTAGCTCTAAACATCTTTAAGGCTCTAAGGACTTGATATGTCGAGTATAGCCTAATACTTCTTAGAATGAGCTTTTATTTCCCTTTGAGTTACCATAAAGCCTAAAAATTTACCTCTCCAAACTCCAAAAATGCATTTCGCTAGGTTCAACCTCATCTTGTAAAGTTGGAAGCAAGAGATTTCTTTAAATCAGTAATCAAATCGGAGTCTTCTTTAGTTTTTATCAACATGTTGTCAATATAGACTTCTATGTTCTTTCCAATTCGCTGCTTGAACACTTTAGCCATCAATCCCTAATAAGTGGCctctatttttttcaaactaaaaaGTATTACGGTATTAGTAAATCTCTTTTGGGATAATAAAAGAGGTTTTATCTTCATCAGGTTTATGCATAAGTATCTGATTATACCCAATATAAGCATCTAAGAAACTGAGTATATGATATCCTGAGATAGAATTTATCATGTTATATATATTAGGCAACCACGTAGAATAAGTTAATTCTCTGATAAATCCAGCATCCAACAACTCTTGAACCTGTTTCTTGACCTCGAAAGCTAGGTCAGACGACATCATTCGACGTTGTTGCGCAACAGACTTAAATGTAGAATTAATAGCAAGTTGGTGGGACATGAATGTGGGATCTATCCCGCACATATCAAAAGGTTCTCATGCAAATAAATTTACATTACCTCTCAAGAAACCCTAAAGTTTCGACTTCAGGGGATAAAGTAGATCCTTATTAATTTTGGTGTATCTTTATACAACATCTCCAATATGAAACTTTTCCAAATTCCCATTGGGCTTTGGTCTCAACTTCTCTTGAATTTGGGAGTCCATATTAACAAGAAATACGCCAGTAGAATCCTTAGCTTTGTCTCTCAAGGACAAACTCGCTTTATTGCACTTCATGGCGGCTACCCAATCTCGTTGAATAGTTGCCACCCGACCTTCTGAGGTTATATACTTCATGACTAggaattttgttaaaataaacGCAGACAAATAATTCAACGTCTTCTTTTCGAGGATCAGATTATAAGTTGTTGAATCCTTCTGAACGACAAATTCTTCTGGAACCACTTTAACATTTGGACCTTCCCCTACGGTAAATAGGAGATCAATAGCCCCATGAAGCTTGATGTAGTGATCTCTTAATCCCACTATCCCAGGAAGGTATGACTTCAAGTGCTAGTCCTTCAACCCCAATGCATCAAAAGTGTTTCTAAAAAGCAAATTCGAATCTGCCCCAGTGTCTACTAGGATTCTTCTTACAATGTAATTTGCTAATTTTCCAGTAATTACTAATGGCTCATCATCATCTGATATGGTGAACTGAAAATCATCCGATGTGAATTGTACAGTAGGGATGCTGTTTACTTCTAGGACCTCCGAATTTACTGCTTTAACATATCTTTTAATGGCATTCTTAGATTTAGGTAATCCATTTCTGCatattttggtcttcataatcaTTTTGCCGTCTGAGCGACCTAACGTGTTGAACAAATTTGGAAAGTTTTCCATCTTGAATTGCTTGTTTCAATGTATCCTTTAAATAGATGCAATCTTTAGTTTGATGACTATAGGATTTATGATAGTCACAATATTGTGACTTATTCAAAGAAGCCTTTAATCGTATTTGTCTTGCTTTAGGGAGGATACCCCTGTGAGACA is part of the Arachis duranensis cultivar V14167 chromosome 1, aradu.V14167.gnm2.J7QH, whole genome shotgun sequence genome and encodes:
- the LOC107466008 gene encoding WEB family protein At1g12150-like; protein product: MHAGYTRKAASPRGEVGEIDTTAPFQSVKAAVSLFGEVAFHKDRFSIKRRSSENVFEKETQLVLAQKELSKIKKQLDNAETAKAKALSDLEKARMTLKNLTRKLSNMRESKQSVINAAQAVQNQGKQLEKSLKSLSVKAIGFEAWKREVENARKKYTVTINELDASKQDLTKIRQDFDAALEAKLAALQAAVDAQRSAKLNSERISELSSEIANMKVRASIEQMKLSSEAAEQEEQQSNVTGQREAQLGFYRSAKEGALEKLQALKSQYDPELVKSLDAKLAEASAEIEALHEQMRKIHASEMETVRIVTAELKEATKTLQDIVAEENSLKNLVYTLRQELKHVKKEQDEVREKEQAAADLASSLAEELQGSMAMAKPKPGSEEEKEAETYYEQSLQIRKLKKEADEAKREAEEMSRKAQELKQEAKNSRAVSEEQGIKLQIAMKEAKEAKASEQRALVEMEHLAEVQARVTNSKTGARIKLSKNEYETMNEKIKKCEDLVHEKEAAAKAELQAICMRKNEVEMKVQANLKAIQEIKAATEMALWHAEMADSAKEAFENELMRWRQQKQKSDVSSKMMDFSESSSRSVSLSI
- the LOC107465979 gene encoding phosphatidylinositol/phosphatidylcholine transfer protein SFH2 — encoded protein: MGLVPEEAVKELQASMDQVEEPLKKTFQNVHQGYVTQTLVRFLKAREWNPSKAHKMLVDCLNWRVQNDIDNILSVIQSIIPPDLYRAVRDSQLIGLSGYSREGLPVFAIGAGLSTLDKASVHYYVQSHIQINEYRDRVILPSASKKHGRPITKCIKVLDMTGLKLSALNQIKLLTIISSIDDLNYPEKTETYYVVNTPYIFSACWKVVKPLLQERTKRKVQVLPGCGREELLKIMDYSSLPHFCKKEGSGSSKHSGRGSENCYSLDHPFHQQLYSYINQQARLRESVEPIKQGSFHVDFPEPPAEGEEASIAKTLESELQKFHNGNGVSDLKINDD